The following are from one region of the Sorghum bicolor cultivar BTx623 chromosome 2, Sorghum_bicolor_NCBIv3, whole genome shotgun sequence genome:
- the LOC8061569 gene encoding probable trehalose-phosphate phosphatase 3 — protein sequence MTKHTAFAADDAITAAAVTSQPGRRFTSYPPPTRARGGCRVAAAAAAARQATDPGAVVVAVGSLPELVPRHADLDFENWMEKHPSALAEFESVLAAAKGKQIVMFLDYDGTLSPIVKDPDSAVMSEEMRDAVRGVAEHFPTAIVSGRCRDKVFNFVKLAELYYAGSHGMDIKGPTAQSKHTKAKAEAVLCQPASAFLPVIDEVYRTLTARTAPIPGATVENNKFCLSVHFRCVHEEKWRALEEQVRSVLKEYPDLRLTKGRKVLEIRPSIEWDKGNALQFLLESLGFADSNNVFPIYIGDDRTDEDAFKVLRSMGQGIGILVSKIPKETSASYSLREPSEVKEFLRKLVRSKQRD from the exons ATGACGAAGCACACCGCCTTCGCCGCGGACGACGCgatcaccgccgccgccgtcacgtCGCAGCCCGGCCGCCGGTTCACGTCGTACCCGCCGCCGACGAGGGCGCGCGGCGGATGCAgggtggccgcggcggcggcggcggcgcgccagGCCACGGACCCCGGCGCCGTGGTCGTGGCCGTGGGGTCCTTGCCGGAACTCGTGCCGCGCCACGCCGACCTCGACTTCGAGAACTGGATG GAGAAGCACCCGTCGGCATTGGCCGAGTTCGAGTCGGTGCTGGCCGCCGCCAAGGGGAAGCAGATCGTGATGTTCCTTGACTACGACGGCACCCTGTCGCCGATCGTTAAGGACCCCGACAGCGCCGTCATGTCCGAGGAG ATGCGAGACGCGGTGAGAGGCGTGGCCGAGCACTTCCCGACGGCGATCGTGAGCGGGAGGTGTAGAGACAAG GTGTTCAACTTCGTGAAGCTGGCGGAGCTGTACTACGCCGGGAGCCACGGCATGGACATCAAGGGGCCCACGGCACAGTCCAAGCACACCAAGGCAAAG GCCGAAGCTGTTCTGTGCCAACCAGCGAGCGCGTTCCTGCCGGTCATTGACGAG GTGTACCGCACGCTGACGGCGAGGACAGCGCCGATCCCCGGAGCGACGGTGGAGAACAACAAGTTCTGCCTCTCCGTCCATTTCCGCTGCGTCCACGAGGAG AAATGGCGCGCTCTGGAGGAGCAGGTCCGGTCGGTGCTCAAGGAGTACCCGGACCTCCGGCTCACCAAGGGCAGGAAGGTCTTGGAGATCCGGCCGTCCATCGAGTGGGACAAGGGCAACGCCCTACAGTTCTTGCTTGAGTCCCTCG GTTTCGCTGACAGTAACAATGTGTTCCCGATATATATCGGAGACGATCGCACGGATGAGGACGCGTTCAAG GTGCTGCGCAGCATGGGCCAAGGGATCGGAATCCTTGTGAGCAAGATTCCAAAGGAGACCAGTGCATCCTACTCCTTGCGTGAACCTTCTGAG GTGAAGGAGTTCCTGCGCAAGTTGGTGAGGTCCAAGCAGCGGGACTAG